The nucleotide sequence atgacaaacaaacaagcacgTTCACTTAGTTTTTGTTCATCCACAGACAAGCAAAGCTCCACAGAGCCTCCAGTTCTCCCCTACTGAAGAGAAGCTGTCAAAGGATATTTTCACACAGCCTGTAGTTCAACTTACATTTCAGGACTTTTGGGACTACCTTTTCCACAGCCATGATCTTCACACCCGAGCAGGTGGCTTGTGTGTGCGAGGTCCTCCTGCAGAGCGGTTGCATGGATCGCCTTGCTGGCTTCCTCCggactcttcctcctccttccctcacCGCTTCCTCCTCCTGCCCTGGGGACCTGGAGAGTGTGCTGAAGGCTAAAGCCGCAGTGGCTTTTCACCAGGGGTGCTTCACTGACCTCTACACCCTGCTGGAAGGCTTCCCCTTCTCGTCTCGCAGCCACCCACTCCTGCAGCAGCTTTGGCTCCGAGCCCACTACATGGAGGCCGAGAAGCAGAGGGGCCGACCTCTGGGTGCTGTGGGGAAGTATCGAGTCAGGCGAAAGTTCCCTCTACCACACACCatctgggatggagaggagacCAGCTACTGTTTCAAGgtaggaaaaaaatgttatttaacttTCTGGCACACAATAGAAAGTGACTTTATGTTGTGTCTATAGGGTTTAATTGAGTCCCAAATTTATGTTTATAAGGAAAATGCTAGTGGTGTAAAGCAACTGATTACATTTACTTTACTATTGTACCTGTAAGTACAGTTTTAAGATACTTGCATTTTGTGTACAAGTATCTTAACACTGATACACAGATACTTGAagtttgttatattatccattgtgttaaatcttcatctgaaaggTAATTAAGGAGTAGGAAATAGGCTTACAGTATTTCCTTGTgagatgtagtggagtggaagtataaagtagcatcaaaatAGAATACTCAAATACAGAAGAAGTACCTCCTCTACTAATGATATCTAATCGTATCTAATTTTTTTACCTGAGGGTCTTGAGAGCTGTGCTGTATCTGCATATTAATAACATAAAGACTTGGCTTAAATTATTGAAttaataaacaggaaaaatcgcGGAGTATACTTCGGGAGTGGTACCGCCATAAACCTTATCCCTCCAACCGGGAGAGGAGGGAGCTGGCAGCGGCCACCGACCTGACAACCACCCAGGTCAGCAACTGGTTCAAAAACCGCAGGCAGAGGGACCGAAACACGGACTATAGCAGGTCAGTGTCGGGGGGGAGGGGCATCATGCAACCCTCTGAGGCATTGTGTCTTTCTAAAG is from Scomber scombrus chromosome 5, fScoSco1.1, whole genome shotgun sequence and encodes:
- the six9 gene encoding LOW QUALITY PROTEIN: SIX homeobox 9 (The sequence of the model RefSeq protein was modified relative to this genomic sequence to represent the inferred CDS: substituted 1 base at 1 genomic stop codon) translates to MIFTPEQVACVCEVLLQSGCMDRLAGFLRTLPPPSLTASSSCPGDLESVLKAKAAVAFHQGCFTDLYTLLEGFPFSSRSHPLLQQLWLRAHYMEAEKQRGRPLGAVGKYRVRRKFPLPHTIWDGEETSYCFKEKSRSILREWYRHKPYPSNRERRELAAATDLTTTQVSNWFKNRRQRDRNTDYSSFQSTGSRGTSGDIYASSNNDLSPAGSPNLQHHCPPPLCHPPPPLXHTVCGGLI